In Podarcis raffonei isolate rPodRaf1 chromosome 11, rPodRaf1.pri, whole genome shotgun sequence, the sequence CTCATTTTCAACCCATTAAAGAATCTCAGATAGGGGAACTAGGAAAGAGGGCTTGGAGAGCTGATACTAGATTGAATGGGCAGGCCTGGGCTCGATGGACCGATGGTCTGAGaccaggcatctccaaactcagccctctagatgttttgggactaccattcccatcatccctaactaacaggaccagtggtcagggatgggaattgtagtcccaaaacatctggagggctgagtttggggatgccttgtCTGAGACAGTTTCAGGCAGCTTCGTAAATTGTTAATATATCATCATAATTCACTAGCTAagaaaatcattttcattaaaaaatgggaAGTTTAAATcttggcttaaaaaaaacaaaatacaaaatgcatttgTGCAGTTGCTGTCATTTTGCAGCATCAGTTAATTATCAAGCACTGGTTTCCACTAGCTCCCCTGCTGATGTCTTTTATAATGTTGGTTCAGAGAGAAGAGCAAAGTAAAAGTGCACCATGCTGATTCTTCATCCGCAATGTAATGCTGTGTTTGCCAGGAAAGAAAATAACATCATTTTTTTCAGTTTTGTATGTCTAAGTTAAGCATAGACTATTGGGAGCAGCTTTATTCTTAATCTGGATTATGAAACTGGGTGATACATGCAGAAAAAGAAATTcacattattttcctttccttataTAGCAACCCTTTAAAAATTTCCACCTCTTAATGATTTGAAATAATCTGTAAGGAGAATCTGGACGGTGTTTTTGTATCTGCTTCTAGCTTAACTGTAGTGTCTCCTACACATTCTTCAGATGTTATAGCATGACTCAGCATAACAGGGCTAGGCAAGCAACCCAATGCACTATGTGGAATCACATGGTTAATAAGGACAAACAGATGTCAAAAGTTTTGCATCTGTCCTACTTTGAAACCCAGTGCAAGAACAGGCAATACATGGCTTGTGAATTATCTGTACTTTTTACAGCTTTTTATGTGACTAGCAGGATATTTTTAGGATTCCAGTTTTTACAGTGTCAAAAGCCATCTATTTCTCTCATTTAACCAGTTTCAGCTAAGAAATAAGCCTTCAAATTCATCAAGCTTCTCCAGTCAAAAGGACAGGTCTGCTTCCTACACTTGTGAATTGTGAATTGCACAATTTTTTCCACAATATGTTATCAGGCATAGAATTCAGTACCTCAAGTTTCTCAGGCttagtcttttttaaaagcaagtgatTGGCCCTCATGATAGTGAAGATATGCTTGAAAGTGTGAAGGAGCATctggtgaaatctcagaagcTTTCTGAAAGCAGCTGATGGATAGGGGAGGTGGTTTTATTGACCTGCATAGTTTAAAAGggcttttctacacacacacacagagagagagagagagagagagagagagagagagagaacgggcATTATTTTGTACTACTTACGTTTTTTAATATAGAGTGTACATAACACTTAGGTCCTTCCATCTCCTTCCAATCATCTGACTGGCCACAAAAGCACCAGGCTATGATGCAGCAAACGATAATAATGTGTCTTAAAGGTGTTTATTCATAAAGGTGGGATTATTTTTACACAATATTATAATTAACTATCAATGCTTTTAAAGTCTTCAGTACCATCCAACTTTTATGTTACattagaaggattttttttagcaATTCTCAAACATCACGTGCTGGATGGGTAATAGATATCTGATATCTCACAAGTTGATTCTCTGTGACTTTTtccaaattaaaaagaaatgtggAAGTGTACCTTGATATGGGTGTGGAGGAGTGGAGGAGAAGAGGCTCAGTAAGGCATTGTGTCCAGAAATACATACACCTACACATAATCCCTCCAAAGAAAGTATAGTACCCTATAATTTATCTGCATATTAGGTAGTCTGGGTAGTCTATGCCTGCAGTAGTAAGTTTAGAGGAAACTgctcccccccaaacacacacacatgaagcaCATGCTGCCCTTGCTGCAGGGTCTACTTGCTGTCCTAACTAAAGTATGCATGCACTGCAGAGGGCAGGGTTAGAAAGTGAGACTGCCATCAGGACTTTCTGATATGCACATGTTGATCTGCTTTGCAGAGAGAGGGGTGGGTAGACTTTTAAAAGAATGTTTATTTGTCCATTGCACCTTGCTTGTCTGACAAGGAGTCTATATACATTAAGAGGGTGTGAAGAGGAAAAGAAGCTGAGCTCCAGTAAACAGATCACAGTGCAGTCAATTTGGGTTTCAAAGAAAATGCACACATCTCTAAATAAGTATCCAACTatgccacgactggacttaatggtcaggggtccctttacctttttaatgcatCCTATAAGTCAATATATATTCCACTTGCTAGAGGGGTAAAGAGAGGGGAGAGTCTTTTCTCACTTTTGCAGAAGTCTGGATAAGATAAGAAACAGCAGGGCAGAGTCACTGTGAGTCAGATGGAACAGTATCTGCATTTATGTCAAGTCTTCTGTGCTTTCCAAAGGGTTTGCAAGATGTGGCTTCCTCCCACTGTCCCTGCAGTTTGGACAAGAGAAGAAACAGCAGGAGAGAGTCTACTGATTTCTTTCCTTCTCCACACTGCAGGACAAATCAGATAACTCTCCCAGAAACAGTCTGCAAATGATAGAAAATTTGGTGTTCAGTGGGAAAGAAGGAAAGTTGATAGCAAATGCTATCAGAGGCTGGTTAACAAGCCAGATTGAGGTTTGTGGACATGTATGAAACTCACAGTAGACTCAGTTTGGACATTTGACTGTCAGTAAAGTTTTGGTCACATTACCAGTCAAATATTTTAAACTATGAGCTTCATTAGAACAAGAAAAAAGATACTTTAATTGCCTGCAGGTTTCCTGCTTTTGATATAAATTTGTTACATTGTAATGTTTCTCAGTAACAGTTATATATAATGACTTACTGTAACTTTTAATATATTTAGGTAAGGTTTCTATAAACGTGAATAATTTACCAAACATCTAGAACACCAGGGTCAAGCACCTGACAAGCCATGTTGCAGATTCATTTATGACTGCATTTATGTAGCAATGcacacataaatgcacacataaaaaaaatctttttttcatGCAATGCCCCTGTGAGGTGCAAAATATCTCCATATACCATACCCCACGGAGGCATATGCAGCCCAATTTCAACCTGGATTGCAGTTTCTGTTCTTTGTAGCTGCTCTAAGTAACTAACACTCTAAATTGATTTTGTGTGGCAGGGTggtattgttttggtttgttactatggtatgtattttgtgtttttatattataaaccatcctgtgatcctctgatgaagggcagtatagaaatttaagaaataaaataaataataaaataaacctgTAAAGAAGAAGAGATGAAAATGCAACCGCACCACCTTGAAAACTTGTTGTAAGTgccttacacacagagagagaaacagattcAAGGGACATACTTTACACCCAAATTGGCATGGATCCGGTTGCACCCAATCTGTCCATTATTAAGATCCTGGGGGGCTTCTTGTAACCAGGGCAAACATTACTGTGccagatggacaaatagtctaaCCTAGTATAAGGCACCTATGTTCCTATTATCATTTACTCACATTCAAGTGGATTAAGTTAGGGCTGAGCCTTGTTTGGTAAACATAACTAAACAGGGATTCCCATCACATCAACACACAATATTAgctcccttccttcccttcacCAGACTTTTCAAGCAACTTATTTATACCACTGGTAAGAAAGAAACTGGAGATTAAGCAAATAATACAGAGTGTGGAAGCTTTTTTCTTCTGCTTACTATTTTAGGACTTACATTTGAGACAGGGCTTAGCTACATTCTAAAATTTCATTTTCATATGCTGCAGTGAATTCAGTCTTGGGAGTGCAACTGTTGGCACTAAATTGTGATTATTTAGAGTGCACTTGATAAAGCTTTTAGTAGCATTTAAATGTCATACTGCAGTATAGTCATAagataaattaaaatatttttcattacttttcttgttttttcctactttctttttgTTACTGCCATAGTAAAATAAAGCCAAGGCTCCAATAATCATATGTTTTAAAGCCAAGTATTCTTCACAATATTGTTTTCAGTATAAAAATTTGCCCTGCTCAAAGAACAATTATTAAAATTAGGTAagtttttgtttgaaaaataacaacaacaaattatgggGGGAGAATGGAATTTAAAGTACCAACAATGTGAACTGATTTTTTCCCCAGTGATTATACTAGTGTTATTGAACAAGTAGGTTTTCTCAGAATTAAGCATGACCCCATTCATTTAAATTGTGTtagttttaaacatattttttattattcttgcAACCCTTTTATAGTTTAGAAACTAGTACCATTATCTTTAAACTAGTTAAACAAGACTGATTAAACTGAAACACATTTTTTATTACATTAGTAACAATGAGACTAAACTGGCTTGGGTCTATAATTTGTCAGTTCAACTGCTTTCGGAATTGGGGCACGTATCTGTAACCCTAAACCTTTTAATTTTCTCATGAAATGCTGTATTTATTTGAAACCGTTTATTTGCTATTTTCTGTTTACACATTGCACAATGCCTATTTTCAAGAAAGAAAATGGCaacatttatttaaacaattacACAACTTGCTTTTATCCGCCATTGTGTCCTAAATGTGTAGTGTATTCTTGGAAAACCTTATAATACTGATTGCATAACTACCATCATAACAATATTAATAAAGGTTTAACAATAATCTGTCAGGAAAGAATTTAACCACAAGATTTGAAACAATTTCCTAAACTTTTTCACTATATGCTTGAGAAAATCCTCATTTTCTAAGATGGTTAAGAGACGTCAGCTGTGTTCCATCATCTTTGCAGCTAGGCCATtacagtatcatcatcatcatcatcatcaaccttttattcgaccgtcagtcagaaaaaagtacatttgtcaatacacagttaaaacatccaggaagattttagaacttagccaacactaaaatgggctaaacagatagccccatatcaatacagtcaattatagtcttgcgacgcttaaaagctaaaaaaagaaatttggccaccaaggaaggtatagctctagtgacattattcagcaagtgtaaaacctgattttctccgggtaggaagctaaattgacataggagtgggtctataaaattttgtctaagctctgcataagaagggcaagtcaagagaatgtgttcggtggactcaaccacacccatggcacagtgacaggttctctgggcgtatggtactcccctgtaccttccccacaatatcgcagagtcaaggacatttaatctagccgctgtaagaagtctgcggtattccacatagtggatttctgcaaggtagggggctggtatggtctgataaatctggtcccctaggaacatccctggttttacctgggctatgtcctcttgtctggcaatgtcactcagtctccgggagatcacagctctagcttgattgtacgtcatagactcaaagtaaaggtgagacaatccgcaggattgaacctcattaatgacctccctttcccacgatgattggaaatcgtccctcaatatcaagggggcaatacccactggtttaaaacaaagcttgagccatagccagagcttcgtcttcaaggccacataccgtagagcttgccagccgacctctaatctcataaccgcacccgctaccgaggggggaatcctaaggatggacCATTACAGTAGAAACCTTCTCTAGGCAGCAGTCTTATCTTGCTGGTCTGTCTTTTTATTGCAGCATCAACAATATGTGTTTTAAAACTATCAAATACTTACTGTCTTTTAGGGCAAGCCCTCAAAAGGTAACATAATAAAAACGTCAAAAGTGCATATTTGTATTTCATGACTTAATTGTAAAACACTGAGATGCACCCTGCAtcatggagaaggagaagcaAAGGTGCTAGGTATAGAGACTTGTTCAACCTGGTTGAAAGGGAAATAGGTTGATGGGCCACTAATTAGAAGGAGAGCTGGCATAAAGGACACATTTGCCTGAAGGCAAGGAGGAAGGAATAAAGAATGCAGGAAATGGATACAAAGGAATTGGTTCATGGCACTGGAAGTGGAAATATCAATGATAGGTATTTTAAAATAGCAAGTAGGTcagaatattattaatatattgAATCTTAATTCAACAGGAACCTCACGCTTCTACTGCCTCTCAGGACATCTGTAATGTATGGCACATGAACATAGAAGCACTTCCAGATTGGGTGACTCgtataatagaaaatgtatgttcATTTTACTTATCTCGCATAACTTTTTATAATTCTATGCAATATTCTATAGAAAGTAAACAATATCTAGGTCTTTATAAAGCACCTTAGAAGTACAGTTATATCATTACATATTTTATAGTTATTTAAGTAGGTAAATGCCTTTTCAAATGCTTATAATAAACAAGTCATTGTGTCAACTCTGTTCTTGCCATATTTAGTATACATATCAACACATCCAAAGTTTCTGTAAAATTGTAATACATAATGCTATTCCCATACTTCGTTTGGTGTCATAAGTCCTGAAACTTCAGTAAGGTTTCAACAGATGTAAATGGGCTCTTCTGCTAAAAGACTGATTTTGATTTATTGGAAAGATAACACCATGGCCCCTTTGAAAGATGGATAGAAGCTATGACTACTTTTGCAACATACAAACATAGATTGTATGGAATACATTTATAAAAAGCACAATGACTTGTTAATAATTTTATACTCGTTAGAATCATGGTACTACTTATATACTCATATATTGCATTGTATCACAGTTTTaagcacttttttcttttcttttgacttTTCTCCACATTTTTCACTCTACTGAAATTTTTCAATAAACTATATATTAACAAAAAGATTTGAACAGACTGACTTCTGCATAGGATTGTAGTTTACAAGACTGTTCAAAGGTTACCCTTACCCTCCCCCTCAAAGTTCCATGTTAAATATATGCCTTACTTAGTATAAAACTAAGGTCTCAGAGTATTTAGGAATATCAAATAACCCTTTGAAATGATTACATTGGTACATTGCCTTTTTTCAGTCATAAAACAAATGTTTACATGCTTTTCTGCTCTGTTTGAAAAAAGATTTATGTCTTATCTTCTGGATTACAAATAATTAATTGTTTGTTTCCCTTCACATTATCCTCAGGCACAGTGGACAACTGGAAAGCTGAACTGCCCTTTCTGTGGGGCCCGTCTGGGGGGTTTTAATTTCATCAATAATACAAAATGCTCCTGTGGCCAATTTACAAACATCCATCTTTGCAAGAGGCGAACTGACTACCAAACAGTTAGTTCAGTTACATCAGCAATATCGCCACTGAAGCACTTGTCTCTTTGTAAAGTTCATTCCGACTTTAACAACGAAATATGGCAGAGTGTGACAGGTGGATCTTTGGAAGACAGAAATCAAAGACTTCCATGTGTAGCCAAAAATAACAATGGCATTGGACGGTTAATGGAGGCACTTTGCCTAGAGGTAAGATCAACCAACTTTGAGATGAACAGTAAAAAAATACACTTCAAAGTGTCTAATCCAAAAACAAGTATTTCAGCTTCACTGGCTGTGAATGACAAATACACTGTAAAAGCTTTTCATAGAAAATCACAGAGTTTAGACATGAACTTCAGAGAGAAGCTTGTTTTGCTGCCTACTTTATATGGAACTTCCACTGCTAAGAGACCTGTTTTCTCCAGGCAACATGAAGGGCAGCCTTTTTACACAAAGGGTTGCTTACAATTAAAGTCCACCAGAACACATAATTTTTTTCATTTCCCACTTAAATCAGATGCTGGTGAGCTTCCAAACAGTTTTTCAGTTACTTCTTATGGTGCATTTGCACAAGAAGAGGCAGAGTTTAATCATGGTTTAAAAGCTTCCAAACAGTATCTTGAGAGCACTACTGCTGACCAGCAGCTGTTCCTGTCTTCATCAGAGAGCACTACAGAAGAAGATACTGTGCAGAAGCACATCACACCTCCTGCTCTTCTTCAGCCTTTCACAACTATTGATCAAAAGTTGAGCAAGAGAAAAAGGAACCGACTGAACAgtttgaggaggaagaagaggtggCCAGAGAGGTGGCCTCAGAAGCAGGTATGTACAATAAAATAGAGATTGTAATCATACCAAATGTTATCATGTTAGAGACAGCAGCCTCTAAGTGGGAGTAATGGCTGCAGCCATGATATATATCAGTTCAGATATCTTACTAAGCTATAGTTAGCATCAGCTACTAAGCTACTAACCTATAGTTAGCATGTTTTACAAACCTACTTCAAACTGTTCTGTTTGGGGGGTGCAGACAattgtaaaccatggtttgttgactCAGACATAACATCAAACCATAGTTCATTACCTATACTTCACACAATGTCTCAATGGACCCATTGGCTAAAGGacaaaaatatgtacaaacatttCCTGTTCTTATGAAAAACACTAGTAGATTATACCAAAAATGTAGAAAATAAACTATGTCTATGTacacttttaattatttttttctcgCACCCAAAACTTGTATCAGTATAAAGAACAAGTCCTTCATCATGAGCATTCACTTAAAATCCAAACAGAAAGGAAGTCTTTCAATAATCTCTTGTTTCTAATCAAAATGTGAGCTCCCTTCCTGTAATGTAGTTCTTCTACCTGACAAACTACAAATACAAATTCTCTTCTATAAAAGGTGAAAAAACTGCTTATTCTATTCTTAAAACTTTTGTGCTCATGTTTGAAATTAGCTCCTCTGCAGTTTTCTTTGCAGCTTTCTACTTCCTACAGTCAGTGTGAAGTTTTTCACTATAGCTAAGCCATATACACAAGTAAACGTGCATTAAAGCATTACAGGTTATTTGAGTCATATGCACAACTGCATAAACATCATTTTGAGCTTTCACATTACATGACTACATAAAATTTCCCATTATGAAATTCtctattgttaataataataattaatttataccctgtcatagctgtcaacttttccctttttttaagggaaatcctatttggaataagggaatttccctttaaaaagggaaacgttgacagctatgtaccctgcccatctgactgggttgttccagccacttagggtggcttccaacatatataaagatgtaataaaacatcaaacattaaaaagcttccctatacagggctgctatCATTGTTATCATTCATCATGTTATTTTCACCCTGTATGAATCCAAGAATTATGTTTATAAATATTTCCATATATTTTATAGTTAATACAATATATTAATATTGTTCTCTCAGACAATAGGGTGTATTTTCCTATATTGTATTGTCAGAATGCACCCAGGCACCAAAACATTACAGTTCAAGTTCATTAaaattctatatttttattttaatgtaattCCACACAGCATAATGTATCATTCCTCCGGAACTATAGTATCGTGTTTTTGCTGCTAATCTTCCTGTATAAGGGGACTCCCCAGTAAGTATACAATAATAGaagtttgggttttttaacagcagggggcaccaaatttcATCTAGCTACAAAACAATGGTAACTAAACTTTTATGAAGGAGCATTGCATGGTATAGGTGTATTTTGTTTGTATAATGTTTTATAGATTAAAAACAGTAACACTGCTAACATTTGGTGATTATAGGTTTTAAGCATAATAGTGATACCTGTTGCCACTGCTGCAGCTCAGAGTCTGCCAACATTTTTGTAATAAGCTGGTTCTTGTGGCTGATTTTATTATATATCCATTCCAAAATTGCCTTTGTTAAAAGCTTGTGATAAATGGCTGCAATCTGTCTGCCAAAGAACTGTTCTTCTGCCTCTTAAAAACTGGTACCATTtgagtttaaaatatttttagtaAGAGCAAGATTAATTTTTGTAACAATTCATAAATTATTACTGGAAAAGAAACACTGTGAATGAtaaaaagcaaaaatattttcttgaactttctttttgtttaaaagttggggagaaaacaaataaatggacAACTGAATATgtgatataattttttaaaatattactgtTACAGTACAAGGAGCTCTTCACactgaatctttttttttaaatgacattaATTCTTTCCAAACATTTGAGTCATTGTCATAAAGCAAAATTATATGCAAGACATTAATTATCACTTATCAAACAAGAGTTTTGTTTAGCTTGTAATATGATGGTGACTAGTATCCTGGTAATTAATCTAAGTTAATCAAAAGAAAATATAGGTAAAATGTCTATTTACTGAAACACTCATTGGTTTTGAGATATCAGTTTCATTTCTATTTTTGCCATTGCTTTAGTTACTTGAAGAGGGTGCTTGAGAAGGCAGTAGTGGCCCAGTTTCAGGCATGTTTGGGGAAAAACTGATTACCTGGATCTATTTTAGTCTTGTTTGAAGCCCAGGCCTAATTCGAGGTGCTCCCAgtaacatttaaagccctaaatgacttatgCGCCAAATATCTGAAATATTGGCTCCATCTTCATAGTTCTGCCTATGGAACTGATGGCCCAGAAGAGGACTTtcactgtggcagcccctaaactgTAGAACTTTCTCCCATCTAGCACTCTCATCGTATAGCTTTCACCATATGCTGAAGACATGCCTCTTTATACTGGTGTTGTGTTCTGGTTGGAACGGTcgtatttattttaataattcaGTATTATATTATTGTACAATATTGTATTGTATACCACCCTGGAACATTCTAgtgaaaataaacaaacaaacaaataagggcACAGACATATTAGCATCTACCCTTCCCATTTGTTGAATGCTTTTTCTAATTCCAGACCATGCAAAGACTCTGTTGTGCATTTGTAATAACACAGGGGTGCCATGtccaacactggcctctgtccctctttccttctctgatGCCCTCCCACAGCTTGTGCCTCCCAaaagcttgcacagctgtttgctgcagcagcccCGGCTACAAGTTCCATAGGCAAattgtgcctctggggctggtcagaaGTGCTggttgcaagcaagcaagcgggcaagggagcccagtcagccagtctgccagcccttgggaatggacagacaagtcccaggcctctGTTGGGTAGTGTGAGGTGGCTcctttctttaataataataataataataataataataattattattattattattattattattattatttattatttatactccgcccatctggctgagtttccccagccact encodes:
- the RNF180 gene encoding E3 ubiquitin-protein ligase RNF180 isoform X1, translated to MNSQGQGDMLRCWKCRKYVANSDCLINDQTADLVFEEPHASTASQDICNVWHMNIEALPDWVTRIIENAQWTTGKLNCPFCGARLGGFNFINNTKCSCGQFTNIHLCKRRTDYQTVSSVTSAISPLKHLSLCKVHSDFNNEIWQSVTGGSLEDRNQRLPCVAKNNNGIGRLMEALCLEVRSTNFEMNSKKIHFKVSNPKTSISASLAVNDKYTVKAFHRKSQSLDMNFREKLVLLPTLYGTSTAKRPVFSRQHEGQPFYTKGCLQLKSTRTHNFFHFPLKSDAGELPNSFSVTSYGAFAQEEAEFNHGLKASKQYLESTTADQQLFLSSSESTTEEDTVQKHITPPALLQPFTTIDQKLSKRKRNRLNSLRRKKRWPERWPQKQILLPARLWSRSMVSTKAQEPSNYKSQAMNTEEEHEHWQDKESYLCAVCLDVYFNPYMCYPCHHIFCEPCLRTLAKDNPTSTLCPLCRTAIAQVFFQSELNNSTKAHFPIEYSKLKENFQESGLAKWPLPSCRKAFRVIEGFQNTDSFTRRHFPHAAHRMDYMDFEDDSRGLRFDMDMVIIYIYSINWVIGFIVFCFLCYFFFPF
- the RNF180 gene encoding E3 ubiquitin-protein ligase RNF180 isoform X2, with the translated sequence MNSQGQGDMLRCWKCRKYVANSDCLINDQTADLVFEEPHASTASQDICNVWHMNIEALPDWVTRIIENAQWTTGKLNCPFCGARLGGFNFINNTKCSCGQFTNIHLCKRRTDYQTVSSVTSAISPLKHLSLCKVHSDFNNEIWQSVTGGSLEDRNQRLPCVAKNNNGIGRLMEALCLEVRSTNFEMNSKKIHFKVSNPKTSISASLAVNDKYTVKAFHRKSQSLDMNFREKLVLLPTLYGTSTAKRPVFSRQHEGQPFYTKGCLQLKSTRTHNFFHFPLKSDAGELPNSFSVTSYGAFAQEEAEFNHGLKASKQYLESTTADQQLFLSSSESTTEEDTVQKHITPPALLQPFTTIDQKLSKRKRNRLNSLRRKKRWPERWPQKQAMNTEEEHEHWQDKESYLCAVCLDVYFNPYMCYPCHHIFCEPCLRTLAKDNPTSTLCPLCRTAIAQVFFQSELNNSTKAHFPIEYSKLKENFQESGLAKWPLPSCRKAFRVIEGFQNTDSFTRRHFPHAAHRMDYMDFEDDSRGLRFDMDMVIIYIYSINWVIGFIVFCFLCYFFFPF